One segment of Anaerolineales bacterium DNA contains the following:
- a CDS encoding ATP-binding protein — QERNFLVIEPAKDEYVQLALAYNQAGTYTRKIAVYVPGRSEWGGCPVESLQLNPFDIIRLPGAITQVMPHLDRLKSIFNASFPMYEILPVILEEALVDLYDSQGWLADELPPAEVLCPTLDQLNNRITGLVRAKGYEQRITDNITAAMRTRIGSLMRGWKGTLFNNATSTPWPDLFDRPVVINLQQMGDDADKCFTMALLMNFMYEYRQAQHESEGSPESRDLRHLAIIEEAHRILRAAHYTADNANPQAKMGEMFADILAEIRAYGQGLAIIDQVPSKLVPDALKNTNLKIVHRLVASDDCQAMAGAMALSEEQARVIARLKVGQAIVCGVQDDMASWVKIFYTPIPKFTPAQKAKKKR, encoded by the coding sequence AGCAGGAGCGCAACTTCCTGGTGATCGAGCCGGCCAAGGACGAGTACGTCCAACTGGCGCTGGCCTACAACCAGGCCGGGACGTATACGCGCAAGATCGCCGTGTACGTCCCCGGCCGAAGCGAGTGGGGCGGCTGCCCGGTGGAGTCGTTGCAACTCAACCCCTTCGACATCATCCGCCTGCCCGGCGCGATCACCCAGGTGATGCCGCATCTCGACCGCCTGAAATCGATCTTCAACGCCAGCTTCCCGATGTACGAGATTTTGCCGGTCATCCTCGAGGAGGCGCTGGTCGACCTGTACGACAGCCAGGGCTGGCTGGCGGACGAGCTGCCGCCGGCCGAGGTGCTGTGCCCGACGCTCGACCAGCTCAACAACCGCATCACCGGCCTGGTGCGCGCCAAGGGCTACGAACAGCGCATCACCGACAACATCACCGCCGCGATGCGCACGCGGATCGGGAGCCTGATGCGCGGCTGGAAGGGGACGCTGTTCAACAACGCCACCTCCACCCCCTGGCCGGATCTGTTCGACCGCCCGGTGGTGATCAACCTGCAGCAGATGGGCGACGACGCCGACAAATGCTTCACCATGGCGCTGCTGATGAACTTCATGTACGAATACCGCCAAGCCCAGCACGAGAGCGAGGGCTCGCCCGAATCCCGCGACCTGCGCCATCTGGCGATCATCGAAGAAGCCCACCGCATCCTGCGCGCCGCGCACTACACCGCCGACAACGCCAACCCGCAGGCCAAGATGGGCGAGATGTTCGCCGACATCCTGGCCGAGATTCGCGCCTACGGCCAGGGCTTGGCGATCATCGACCAGGTGCCCTCCAAGCTGGTGCCGGACGCGCTTAAGAACACCAACCTCAAGATCGTCCACCGCCTGGTGGCATCGGACGACTGCCAGGCGATGGCCGGCGCGATGGCGCTCAGCGAGGAGCAGGCCCGGGTGATCGCCCGGCTGAAGGTGGGCCAGGCGATCGTCTGCGGCGTCCAGGACGACATGGCTTCCTGGGTGAAGATCTTTTACACGCCGATACCAAAATTCACGCCCGCCCAGAAAGCGAAAAAGAAACGCTGA